Proteins from one Mesotoga infera genomic window:
- a CDS encoding TIGR00725 family protein → MLQVAVIGYSGPTDRSPVFELSQICHQVGKILAERGDVIITGGRDGVMELVSESASSHGGRVLGILPSNDEGNDYNQIKIRTGMDFALRSLIISKSADAVISIGGEAGTLLEILSSYSYGKPVILMKGTGGWTDRILPVMIEGRYLDNRRTVEIRQAQDMTQLLKCLEEAENGKV, encoded by the coding sequence ATGCTGCAGGTCGCGGTGATCGGCTATTCCGGTCCAACCGACAGATCACCCGTCTTTGAGCTCTCTCAGATATGTCATCAGGTGGGAAAAATACTGGCCGAAAGAGGAGACGTTATCATCACTGGTGGAAGGGACGGTGTGATGGAACTCGTTTCCGAAAGTGCCTCTTCACACGGCGGAAGAGTGCTCGGCATTCTACCGTCAAACGACGAGGGAAACGATTACAACCAGATAAAGATCAGAACCGGCATGGATTTCGCCCTCAGGTCGCTGATCATATCGAAATCGGCCGATGCTGTGATCTCGATCGGCGGAGAGGCCGGCACTTTGCTCGAGATACTCTCCTCGTACTCTTACGGAAAGCCTGTTATACTCATGAAAGGGACCGGTGGGTGGACAGACAGGATACTTCCGGTTATGATTGAGGGCAGATACCTGGACAATCGCAGAACCGTAGAAATCAGACAGGCACAAGACATGACCCAATTGCTGAAGTGTTTGGAGGAGGCAGAAAATGGTAAGGTGTAG